The nucleotide window ATGCAAGTCGAACAAATTTCGCCCGGTCGGGCCAAAATGCGGGTCGTGCAGCCGGGCTTAATTCGAAGTCGTCAAGGGATCAACTTGCCTGGTGTGAAACTCAGCGCGCCAGCGATCAGCGTTGATGATCACCAGAACGCAATTTGGGCAGGCAAAGCGGGCGTTGATTTTGTGAGCCTCAGCTTTGTGCGTTCTCCTGACGAAGTGCGCAACCTGCGTGACATCCTTCGTTCTGCCGGATCGAAGGCGTTAGTGATCGCGAAGATTGAAAAACGAGAAGCGCTCGATCGCCTCGACGACATCGTCAAAGAGTCAGACGGCGTGATGGTCGCCCGAGGTGATTTGGGCGTAGAAATCGACGTCGCGCAGATGCCATTGGAACAGAAGCGGATCATCCGCTGCTGCCACGATTATCACCGCCCGGTGATCATCGCCACGCAAATGCTCGACAGCATGCACGATTCGGCCCGTCCTACACGCGCTGAAGTCACCGACGTGGCGAATGCAGTCCTCGATGGTGCCGACGCGTGTATGCTCTCCGGCGAAACGGCCATCGGCAATTATCCGTTTGAAGCGGTCTCGATGATGAACCGTATCGCCATGGCCACCGAAGCGAGCATGGAAGGCAAAATGCTCCGCGATGCCGGCGGCAAGCGAGATGACGGGCTCCATAAGATCACCCAGGGTGTGGTGCGGGGTGCGGGCACGATGGCCCAAGTCTTGGGAGCGAAGCTGGTGGTTGTTTCCAGCCACTCAGGAAGAACGGCCTTAGCGCTTTCTCAGCAACGTAGCTTTGTCCCCACGATTGGCGTCAGTACGAATGAATCGACGCTCCGCAAGATGTGCCTCTACTGGGGCGTGACACCTCTGCGTGGCGCCCCGGCGTGCGTTGTCGAAGAACTGATCCGCTACATGGACAAATGGGCCTGCGAGGCCAGCGTCACCAAACCCGGCGATGCGATCGTGATCGTTGGCGGCTCGCACCTTACGGCAGGCCCCGACGCCAGTGATGAAATGGCCAGCGGCGTACACGATATTGTGATCGTGCATGAAGTTGAAGGGAAGTAGGCGGAGCGTAGCCCGCGATTACCGACGAGCGACCTTCTTGCTCTCTTTGATCAGCCGCTCTTCAAGCCGCGACACGTAGTGCATGCTACTTGTCTTGCCGGCAAAGCCCAGCACTCGTCGATCAACTTCGTGATTTTGTGAGATCACTCGGCCTCGGGCAATATCGAACCGGACTTTCCCTTTGGTCATCCGTTCAAGAAGTAAAGACTCAATGTAAGGTTCGATGGGTGTCAGCACTTGATAGGTGACTTCGATCGTGGCAACGCCAGACTTTACGCTCACGAGCTTGCAGAGTCGCCGCGTTTGCACTTTCATTTTGCCACCATTCTTTCGCTCCATCGTGAACTGATAGTCCCGATCCCATTTCCCACCGACCGCAATCGGTTTCTTAGGAAGTTGCAACGTGATGGGCATGTCCTCAGTGACTTTCGGCTGCGGATGCTTTTCCTCACGCTGGACGATTTCCCCCGAGGGCTTGATCCGAACCAACGTCAACGGTACACCCACGGCAGACGCGGCTTGCTGAAAAATTGCCGGCGGATTCTTATCCTTGGTGCTGTCATACTTCGCGACGCCCTTTTGTGGTTGGCGGTTGGTCATCTTGATCGACTCAACCACGTGCATGAACTCAATTTCGCCATTGGGCAGCACATCGGTCACCTTCCATGCTTTTACTGAGTCGCTGACCGACTCAACATCCTGGGTGGTCTCTTCGAGTGTCGTGCTGACGTTTGCTTCGTGCTTGACTTGATACCGAAGCACGTCCCCCATGGCGAACTTGTATTTCAGTTCGTACTTCTGGGCGGCGTGAAGGCTTGCCGTCGAGAGAAAACCGATCACTAGAGTGGCTAAGAGAAATAGTTTGGGTCGCGAGAAGCTCATGCGGGTGCATCCTTGCACAGTTAGGTTCAAAAAAAGTTGATCACTTGCTTGCGATTAGTCCGTTAGCCTACCGCCCCAATGCAACTTTTCACGCAAAGTGCGATAGTAGCCTCGGCCACTGACTTCAATGAGCTTGAACTCAGCGGCTGATCGCTTCACGACGATCCGATCCTCTGCGGTCAGTTGGCAGATCACCTTACCGTCGACCACCAGTGTAGTCCCTTCGTTCGGATCAGGCACTGCCAGTTCGTAGACTCTGTCCGCCGAATCCACCACTGGTCGATTCGTGAGCGTGTGGGGGCTAATGGGAGAAACCACCACGGCCTGCATCGCCTTACTGAGAATGGGACCTCCCGCGGAGAGATTATGGGCCGTAGAACCAACGGGAGTGCTCACGATCAGTCCATCACAGCTATAGGTAGTGGCTAATTCACCATCAACCACCAACTGAACTGCTAGCATTGCAAACGGGGGACCCGCGAGGACGGCTACTTCGTTAAGCGCCAGCGCGCGGCAGAATTCTTCATCCCCGCGCATGACGACACATTCAACCATCAAGTGGGGCACAACCTCGTAATCGCAGCAGGCCAAGCAGGGTAACACTTCGGCCAAGTGATCGGGTTGAATGCCGGCGAGAAATCCTAAGTGCCCGAGATTCACCCCAATCACCGGCATCTGCCGATAGCCCATGAGATGTGCGGTCCGCAGCATCGAACCGTCGCCCCCCAAGACCAATCCGAACTCGGCCTCGACTTCCGGAAATTCTTCGCCGGAAAGATCATCAATCTCAGCAACAACTTCGAGATGTGCATCAATCGTTGGCCGCAAGTCATCGGCCCGTTCGCGAATTTCCGGACGGCTACGATCAGCAAGCAGGATCGCCCGGGGGCGATCCGTCGAGGTGGTGAAGGGCTGGCTCATGTCTCACAGCATAGCAAGTCGAAGAAGCGTCGCCCAGCAATGGGAAGCCCGTTCGCGAGCTATTGAGCAACAACGGACGACTTGACGCCAATAGCTTCGCGGCAAGTCTTCACAATCCCTGCAACGCTCATCCCGAGGTCTGCAAGCAACTCATCTCGCTCGCCGTGCTCAACAAACACATCGGGGATCCCTAGCCGGATTACACGACTCGCATCGACGCCCGCTCCGGCAGCGGCTTCTAGCACTGCACTGCCGAACCCGCCTGCCAAAGCCGCTTCCTCAAGCGTCACGACGAAAGGACATTCTCTGACGGCTTTCAGAATGGTTTCAGTGTCGAGCGGCTTCAGGAAACGAGCGTTGATCACACCGACGTGCAGACCTTCTTGCTTCAGCTGCTCTGCCGCCTCGACACAACGGGAGAGCAGGGCACCGCACGCGATCAGGCAGCCATCTTCGCCCCAGTCGAGGACTTCCGCTTTTCCATGTTCAACCGGTGCGATATCGCGGGTGATCTCGACAGCCTGCGCTTTGGGGTAACGAATCGCACACGGCCCGTCGTGCTTCAGTGAGAAGTCGAGCATCGCTGGTAAGTCAATCGCATCGCCGGGGGCCATCACCGTCATGTTTGGGAAGACGCGAAGGTAACCGAAGTCGAAAACGCCGTGATGAGTCGGTCCATCGGGCCCCGCCAAACCACCACGGTCGAGCATGAACGTGACGGGGAGGTTTTGCAGAGCAACTTCCTGAAAAATGTGATCGTAAGCCCGCTGTAAGAACGTGCTGTAGATATCAACAATGGGCCTTGCCCCCGCCTTTGCTTGGCCGGCGGCAAAAGCGACCGCGTGAGCTTCACAGATTCCAGTATCGAAGAACCGCTCAGGGATTTGTTCTCGCACTGCATCGAGCTTGTTCCCTTGGCACATGGCTGCCGTGAGGACGGTTACTCGCTCATCGGCTTTCATCTGAGCGAGAATCGCCTCAGAAGCCACATGCGTGTAAGCTCGGCTCGAACTCTTCTTCATCGCAACGATTTCTTCGTCACGACGTTCAAACTGTGGCGGCGCGTGGAAGGTCACCGGATCAGATGCAGCCGGCTGGAAGCCGTGTCCTTTCTCGGTGACGACGTGCAGCAGGACAGGCTGATCGATTTTTTGCGACAACTTGAGGTACTTGCGCAGGAGTCCGATATTATGACCATCGATGGGGCCAACATAGCGGAAGCCGAGGTCCTCAAACATCATTCCGCCGCTAATCCCCGCCTTGGCAGCTTCCTTGATTTGCACGAGAAAGCGCTCTGCCGGGTCGCCCAGCAGTGGCACTTTGTTGAGAATCTTGGCAACGACGTCTTTCGAGCCATCGTACACCGGGTTCATGCGAAGACGATCGAGATAGTCTGCGACGCCACCCACCCGCGGGCAGATTGACATGCGGTTGTCATTCAAAACGACCAGTAACTTTTCACCTTGGCGACGAGCGTTGTTCAAGGCTTCGAAAACGACACCCGAAGGAAAAGCACCGTCACCAATCACGGCAACGCTGTGACGCCCTTCTTCTTTGCGAAGCAGATCATCACCACTAGCGAGTCCCAAGGCTGTCGAAACGCTGGCTCCAGCGTGGCCGGTCATGAACAGGTCGTACTCACTTTCCGCCGGATTGGGGTAACCCATGAGGCCCCCCTTGGTGCGGATCGTTTGGAATTCGTCATAGCGACCAGTGATCAACTTGTGGGGATAGATCTGATGACCCGTGTCCCAGATGAGTCGGTCTTTACGAAAGTCGAACGTCTGGTGCAGTGCGAGGCAAAGCTCCACGACCCCCAGGTTGGAAGCAAAATGAGCGCTGCGACAGGCAATGAGATTGCACAGTACTTCACGCATTTCTGTTGCCAACTGTTCCAACTGTGGCAAAGAGAAACCTCGCAGATCGTCGGAGCTGGCGATCGTTGGTAGCAGAGGCGGTTTCTTAGAGGAACTTGGGGTAGTCATCGTGTCTTGTGAAAACTCTTTCGCTGTTACTTCATCTAATGATTTCGCTGCCCAACATAGTTTGCCAATTCCTTCAGCGACGACGCAGCTTCTCCTAAAGAATCAACCGCAGCGCAAGCCTCGGTGATTAACTGGCTGACTCGTTCTCTACTATCTCCTACGCCTAGCAGTTTGGGAAAGGTCGATTTTCCCTGTTGTGCGTCTTTACCGGTCTGTTTGCCGAGTTTCTCGGTCGTGCCGGCCACGTCCAAGAGGTCGTCGACGATCTGAAAGGCTAATCCTAGCTTTTTCCCATATTCATCCAGAGCGGACAACTTCGAGGTCTCGGCATTTGCGGTCAGGCCACCAAGTTTCAGGGAAACCCGAAACAGTGCGCCCGTCTTACGGGCATGAATCCATTGTAATTGGTCGAGCGACAATTCCTGGAATTCTGCCGACAAATCGTCGGCTTGCCCGCCAACCAAGGCCGTCGCACCTGCGGCTTTGGCTAACTCTGAACAAGCGGCAGCAGCGATTTCAGGAACTTCAATCTGTGTCGAAAGCACCTCAAACGCGCGGGCTTGGAGGGCGTCTCCGACGAGAATCGCTGTCGCCTCGTCAAACTTCTTGTGGCAGGTGAGTCGTCCGCGGCGGAGATCGTCATCGTCCATCGCGGGGAGGTCGTCGTGGACCAACGAATAGGCGTGGATCATCTCCACGGCGATGGCTGCCGGCAGGGCGGCTTCCAGACCGCCGCCGCACGCTTTGGCAGCGAGTAACACAAGCTGCGGGCGTAGTCGCTTGCCAGGGGCCAACAACACATAACGAATCGCGTCGGCCAATCGCTCGGGGCAACCTTCGGAGTAATCAACCGCTTCGGCAAGCGCGGACTCGAAGGCGAGTAGATCCTCAGGCGAGACCAATGTCGGCGGGGCAGGGTGGGTTTGCATCATCAATGAATTCTTGCAATCAAAACTCGGAGTGCTATTGAGTTGTATTTCGCCGCGTGTGCTTACACCGCGATGCTGTTTCGGTAGCCCGATTCAGAACAACGAACTCGCGTCATCTTCGTCGGAAGACTTTCGCGCGGTTCGTCGACGGGCTCTCTGCCCAGCCTTCTTGGTGAGGTCGCCCTCTTCACTCTCATCATACGCCTGCGTGTTTGCAACGCCTTGCTCATCAACGGAAGTGACCAACTCAATACGACGCTCGGCGTCTTCCAATAGCGCGTAACATCCTTTGACTCGCTTCACGCCTTGCTCGTAGGCGGCCAGCGAATCCGAGAGCGGCAGTTGCCCACTTTCGAGTTTGCCAACAATGCTTTCTAGCTCCGCCAGAGAGTCTTCAAAACTGAGCGTCTCGCCCGTTTCCTTTTTCTTCTTGACGACTTTTTTCTTTGCCATGATGTTGTGTTTTCTGTAGGGTTTCCATCTCTTGCAATGTTATTCCTTAAGAATCGAACCGCAGAGGCACGGAGGACACGGAGGTTTTTTAGACAAGATTGACATCATCACCATGATTGTGCCTCGCTTACTTCATCTTGTTCATCTTGTTCATCCTGTAAATCCTGTCAAAAACTCTCCGTGTCCTCCGTGCCTCCGTGGTAAAGAAACTTCAGGCTTAATTCGTGACTGATTCAACGCGACTGACGACCGAACCATTAGCTAACCGCGTAAGCAACTCTTCCCCCACCTTGACTCGACGGCTGTCTGTGAGCAGTTCCTCATTCTTGGCCAATTGCGTCAGGCTGTAACCTCTGGAAAGCACGCCTAGCGGACTGAGTACTTCGAGCTTACCGGCAAGGCCAAGCAATTCCGCCTGTTGGTTTCGCAGCGTCTGATTCAGCGAAGTATGAAGCCGTTTGTCGATCTCGTCGATTTGACGCGAAAGGTTCCTCACGGACTCTTCGGGCCGCTCGAAGACAGGGCGTGAAGCGAGCCAATCGACTCGATCACGAAGTTGCTCGACCATTCGTTTCGCGAGTCCGTGCAGTCGTTGTTCGAGCGCGCGGACTCCGCCAAGAAAGTCTTCCGCTGAAGGGACCGCCAGTTCGGCCGCTTCGCTGGGTGTAAGCGCCCGGACATCGGCGGCTAAATCTGCGAGTGTGACATCAATTTCATGACCCACTGCCGAGATCGTCGGCACGCGTGAAGCCGCTAGGGCGCGAATGACCGGCTCCTCATTAAAGCACCACAGATCTTCCATGCTGCCGCCACCACGACCGACCACCAGGACATCGACCGGCTTGCTCAGGCGGTTCGCATCTTTGATCGCGGCAGCGATTTCCTGGGCAGCTGTTTCTCCCTGAACGCGCGTTGGGAAGATCAACACCTCAATGCCCCGCCACCGTCGGCGGAGAACTTCGAGGAAGTCGCGAATCGCTGCACCCGTGGGACTCGTGACAACACCGATCCGACGGGGGAATTTCGGCAAAGGCTTTTTCCGATCGGTTCGAAACAAGCCCTCCTTTTCCAATCTCTCGCGAAGTTTTTGCAAAGCGAGTTCGAGCGCACCAACGCCCAACGGTTCGATCTTCTCGATCACCAGTTGGTAACTGCCCCGTGGCGGGTAGACATCCAGCCGACCACGGCAGACAACCTCTAAGCCATCGTAAAGATCGAACTTCAATCGCGAGGCGGTTCCTCGCCAGACGACCGCTCGCAGTTGTGCGGCTTCGTCCTTGAGAGTGAGATAATAGTGCCCTGACTGGGGTCGCGAAAAGTTCGAGATTTCGCCCGAGACCCAGACAGAGCCGAACTCTTGTTCCACCATCCCCTTTAACTGTGCCGTGATTTGGGAGACCGACAGCACGGACCGAGCGGCATCAGCAGGCTCAGGTCTCGTTGCGGTAGGCATGGCTGGACCGCCGAGTCACGTTGGCGGTTGAACGGGCAAAAGTCGTGAGATGTAAGCCCGCCAGTATACGCGAAACGCCGGGTGGCTTTGTAGGCCGCCCCGGCGTTTCAAATAACTCTTTTCTGCTCTGTTACACGTAACCGAACTAGCGGTCTAGGCTTAACCGGAAGCCTCTATTGTCAAGAGAAGATTAGCCGTTGAGCTTGCTAGGCACGGAGTTAGCCTCCCTGTGACGCTCCGAATCACGCAGCACGTTCCCCCGGGGATTTCGTTTCTCCACACGGGTCAAGGCCGCGACGAGCAAGCTCGTCGGCTAGCACCGATTGCTTGTTCAACGCGTTCTCTGGTGGCAAACCCTGACGTTTCGCCTTCACTTCACCCTCGCGACTCCCACCGCTCGCAGCCCAGTCTTCGGCTTCTGAGGTCAGCCGATTAAGTGTCTGCTCGACGCTTACACGTTGGTCTTCGAGTTCCTCACGACTCAGACCTGCGGGAATGTGTATCTCGGGGCTCACCATTGCACGCACGCGTGAGAACGGTTTGGGAATCGCGAACTGATCCCAGCTCTTCGCCCGCCACGGTCGATCGTAACCGAAGCCGAGCGCCACAATCGGCATCTGCATCCGCGAAGCGAGGAACACCGCCCCTTGGGCGAGTTCACGTCGCGGTCCGCGGGGGCCATCGGGCGTGATCGTCAGGTGCATACTCCGACCACGACGCGACATTTCGCGTAAGGCGCTCGTCGCTCCGTTGTAGGTCGAACCCCGCACGCATTGAAAGCCGAGCCGCCGGCCAACTTGATCGAGAATGTCAGCATCGCGATGTTTGCTCAACAGCATCGAGAGGTTACAGTTCCCGCGCAAGTAAAGTGGCGTGAGCAGGTACTCGTGCCATAGAACATAAATTCGCGGGCGATCAGCCGGATGGTGCGCATCGACCAACGGATCCTGAAAGACGGCCCGATAGTCGAGCGTCCGCATCCAAGCTCGAATGCCCCACGAGGCGAGCAGGCCTCCTGCGCGGATGGCCAGTTTCGGTTTGTCCTCTTGTCGCGTTTTCTTCTTCATTGTTCTCAGTAGTTCTTCAATTAGCCGGTGAGATCGAGCGAGTTTCCCATCTCTCCTGTTGGGTCTTTCGCCAGCTTGGGCGATTTCGTTTCAATTGACTCGGTGGCTTCTTCATTTGCATCGGGTCCGGCTTCCCAGAGGCGGCGACCGTCGGCGTCGCGTTCACTCGTTTCTTGGTCTTCTTCGGTGGTGCCGATCCCGGAGGCTTCCTCTGCTTTGAGATCGGTTTGCTCAGTGCGCTGCTGCGCACTCGTATCTTGTTTGGTGCGTTCAGTCGCTCCCGCTTTCTGCGACAGCGGTGCCCCAGCCGCGCTCGCGTTGACGGAAACATTGCTGGCGATGTTCATGGCAAGTTTCTCCAATGCCATTCACGGTCAAAAAATTGAAATCTTTCTGTCTATCGTTTCGCCGCCGAGCTCGCTCAGCGTTCGCTAGTTGTCAATTGCGTCGAACTTGCCCCGTTGCTGTTCGTGGTGCTAACTGCGGACGGTTCGCAGGTGCTGCCTCGAAGTCGCTTTGGATTTGGTTGAGCAGTTGGCTAATCCCTGGGAACGGCTGCTTCTGAACGATGGGGTCGCTAAACGTGCCATCAACATACAACTGCAAGATCTGCTGATTTGTCCTTTTCACTAGGTTTTTGATCACCGGAATCTGATAGTCGGTTGGTCCGACTTCCGCGTGGAAAACCAGCTTCAACTCATGATCGAAATTCGTGTAGCCTTTCCCCTTCAAGTTGACTACGTCCCCCAGGAAATCGAGCTGATCTAAATAAATATGCTGCCCATCAAGTCGGAAGCGAATATCTCCCTCGCTAAAGGCGCTTTTACTGAGCCTGCCGTTGCGTAGGGTTTTCAAGAGACGCAGCAAAACCGGCGACTCGTAAATGTCTGCCTCACGAAGATGAATATCTCCCTTGCCGGTCAGTGCGTGGAGCGAACGTCCTGCCCCGGTGATTTCGACATCCGCATCGATCTTGCCACTCATCTGTTCGGTACTACCAAAACGCTCGACAACCAAACGTGAAAGGTCAACGCCCACGAGGCTCGCTTCTGCTTCGTAACGAGGTAAGCCGTAGTAAGTTACCTTGGCGTTAGCGGCGATGCGGCCATCGTAAGCAGTGGCTGTCAACGGTTGGGGCGGCCTACCCGACTGGGCGGATGCCTTTCTACCAAGGAGGCACTGGTTGTCATCCGCCCACATCGGTCCTTTGACGTTGGTGAATTGAACGCCCTCAAACATGACTGTGTCGAGGTCAAGATCGCCACGGGAATAATTCCGCTGCCCATCGGACTCACCAACCAATCGAACCGTGCCGTGCAGGTTGTGCAAGTCGATGCCGCATTGCAGGTCGGTCTGCTGGCAATTGAGTTGGAAGTCCCAGTCGGCGACGACTGGAGCCATCGGAGAAGCGTCTTTTCGGAAGGAAAGAATCCCTTTGTCGATGCGAAAACTTCCGGTCGGTTTGAGCGAATCGATCAACTTGCTCAACTTCGGCGGCAGAGCCGTTAGTAAATCACGTCCTACGGCGATCCGATCGACCGTAAGCCCCACCAACTGCATCTGCCAAGCACCTGTGGGAGAAAAGAAACCGTTGCCATTGGTTAGGATCTGTGTCCGCACGTGCCGCCCGCGGACTTGATCGAGAGTGATCGCCCCTTCGTCATAAGTGATCAGCCCGGAGACGTCTTCCATCAAGTAGTCGAAAAACCGTGGCCGCAGCGATGCCGTCTCTGGTCGTGGGCGAATGTCTGCCCGAATCCGCGGTTTGCCTTGCCCGGTGCGATAGTCCACGTCGGCGGTGAAATCAACGTGCCCTCGAGGTCGCAACTCTGTCCAGGCCTGCTGGACATGCTCGTCGAAGGCTTCGAAGAGGTTATCGTCCAACGGAACCTGTTCGCCGGTGAACCGTAGTGCGAGAACCGATCCGACAGTGGCAGGCTGTAAATAACCTTGGCAACGAATCTGCCGACGCCCTTTGGAAACCAAGTCACGGAAAGTCCAACGGTCGTCTTCCGCATAAACCTTGCCGTTGATCCCCCGCAGTGGGTAGGGGAATCGATCGTAGTTCACTGCTAGGTCAACGAGGCTCATATCGAGTGTCGTTCGCGGCTTCGCACCATCCTGATGGCGATCTATTCGCCAGTTGAAGTCGATCTTCCCGTTGGGATGAAGCGACTCGATGACTTCACGAGGCTTGGGTGGTAAAGCCGCCAGCATTTTCTTTTCGATCTCAACCTGCTTCCCGGTGATGGTTGCCCATCCACGCGCTTCAGGCTTCGGATCGAAAACCTGACCTTTAATTCGAATCGGTTGTCCGCCGCCGTAACCAGTAAGGTCGAGGTCGAGTCGCAAAGGATCGAGACCCTTTCGGGGGACGACCACGATCGAGCCATACCCGTCATGCAGCCGATAAGGAAATTTATCTGATGTGAAAGAGAGTTCGGTACCCGAAAGAGTCGCGTTGGGACTCCATGTTCGACCGTCGAAGCTCGCCTGCAGTGTGAGGTCAACGACGCCCTCGGGTTGGAACTTAGCCCACTGAACTTGCAGCAACTCTGGCAGAGATTTACGCAGCGACTTATCAAGTGGCAGTTGGACTACACGGGCGGCCAGTGTTGTCGGAGCCGCTGAGGACAGTCCATTACGGCGGGCTGCTCCGGCAACGGCAGCGGGACCGCATTGGGCGTGAAAATCTTTGATGGCGAGCTGATTGTCGACAAGTTCAACTTGGCAGCGCAGATTCGTGAGTGGTCGTGGAAGGCGAGGATGCTCCGCGCGTCCGCCGGCAATCTGTAACTTGGCCGCAGCTTGCGGAGCAGTCTTCAAGTCGCCGGAGACTTGCACGTAGCCCGTCATTTGATAGCCGAGTTTTAGGCCGGCTAGAGAACGTCCGTGTGGCGAGTGCGTCAGGTGATGATTTAACCATTCTTGGAGGTCATCGTCGAAGGAGAACGAATCGATCCCCAATTCGCCGCGGTACGCGCCGGTGGCCGGATCGAAGGAAGCGCGTAGCCTGGCTTTTCTTAGTTGCGAGCCAGAGAGCGTTCCGTTGACCGCCACTCGCTGATCGCTTGCGGGGCTTTCCTTGCTTGACCCGGCAATCGCTAAATTCACATCCCGCACCACAAGCGGCGGCAGTTTGCTCTTTGCTAAATCCGTGTAGGTGAGAATACCGCTTTCGATGATGATCGGCGGACGGCGCAGTTGCGTTTGCGGTAGCGGCAAGAAGTCTTCCAGATTCAGCCGCCCGCTGGGGTCACGTCTCACCGAACACCGCGGACGACGCACAACAACCCGCCGTACTTCGGGCACTCCTTGGACCAATTTGGTCAGACTCGCATCGCATTCCAGCAGCAGTTCATCCACGGACAGCAGATGGCTATGCGATTTGGAACTTGCCGCTTCGTCGAATTGCAGATCGTAGATCGCAATCCCATGCCCTTCGATTAGCCGGGCTCCTCCGACGCTCACCTGCAGGTGCGGAAACTTCTCTGCGAGTGCCACTTCAGTTCGCTGACGGATCTCGTCCCCCATGTGCGTGTAGTAGTACACGCCAATAACGGCCACCACCAAGATCACGGCAAGCAAGCCGAACTTGAAAACGGACCAGCAGGAGTTAACGAAACGAGTGAGGATGGCAGCTTCCTTGCAGCTTCTACGTCAGCGCGCATCCCGCGCGCACAGTCCTGCCAGATACTAGAAAGAGGCCTTGAGGCTAGCAATACGGTTCCGCATTGAGCCGCGGTGCTTGCACCGCGTTCAACATGGGCTATTGGCTACTGCTTGGCCTTATAAACTCGCAGTTCCCGCCCATCGCATTGTGCTAGCAGGTTTGCGGGGAGAGAATGCTTCTTGTCATCGTGTACACATTGACAGAGTTCTGCTAGCAATCTCCAGGTCGCATCCGTCATGCCTTGCTCTGGGAAGCCTATTTCTCTCCACGCTAGCCGCAGCACTTCGATAACAAGGGTGTCGGAACGATCCAGAAGTGAACTCACACTCAAGGTGAAACCGTGTCGCTGATCTTCGCCGTCTTTAAGACGGCACTTTTCATAGAGCTTGCGTGCCTGCTGTTCGACCAATTCGTATGTTTCGCCAGCTTGCCTTGAGAGCCTCATCAAAGCGTCGTCAATGCCCTGGTTGAATTCTTCACGCAACAACGGCAACAAATCGTTCCGCAGCCGATTGCGAGAGAACGCGTTGTCCGCGTTGCTTGCATCTTCACGAAAAGGTTGGTCGATCGAAGCGAGATAATCAAGGATTTCCTCGCGAGTACAATTAAGCATAGGCCTCATGAGCGTTACGCTCGGTGAGAGCGGTCTCGCTCGGCTCATCCCGCGCAGACCTCGGAGGCCAGTTCCCCGCAGCAGCCTAAATAGGATGGTTTCCACCTGATCGTCGCGATGGTGGGCTGTCGCCAAGAAGCGGGCGCCCAGGGTGTGAGCCTCCTCGGTCAGTACGTCGTACCGAAGGTCACGCGCAGCACTCTCAATCCCATCGCCATCCTCCGCAGCCTTCACTACCACAGCTACTCGCCGAGCGACGAACCTCACGCCCAACTGCTGACACTGCTCTGCGAGCCATCCTTCATCCTCATCCGATTGCGGGCCTCTTAGCTGATGATTGACGTGGACGGCAGTGACGATGCCGGGCCCTCCGCATTGGTCTTTAAGAGTCCAAATCGCCCGCAACAGTGCCATACTATCGGCACCCCCGGACACGGCAACGAC belongs to Lacipirellulaceae bacterium and includes:
- a CDS encoding lysophospholipid acyltransferase family protein, yielding MKKKTRQEDKPKLAIRAGGLLASWGIRAWMRTLDYRAVFQDPLVDAHHPADRPRIYVLWHEYLLTPLYLRGNCNLSMLLSKHRDADILDQVGRRLGFQCVRGSTYNGATSALREMSRRGRSMHLTITPDGPRGPRRELAQGAVFLASRMQMPIVALGFGYDRPWRAKSWDQFAIPKPFSRVRAMVSPEIHIPAGLSREELEDQRVSVEQTLNRLTSEAEDWAASGGSREGEVKAKRQGLPPENALNKQSVLADELARRGLDPCGETKSPGERAA
- a CDS encoding AsmA-like C-terminal region-containing protein encodes the protein MILVVAVIGVYYYTHMGDEIRQRTEVALAEKFPHLQVSVGGARLIEGHGIAIYDLQFDEAASSKSHSHLLSVDELLLECDASLTKLVQGVPEVRRVVVRRPRCSVRRDPSGRLNLEDFLPLPQTQLRRPPIIIESGILTYTDLAKSKLPPLVVRDVNLAIAGSSKESPASDQRVAVNGTLSGSQLRKARLRASFDPATGAYRGELGIDSFSFDDDLQEWLNHHLTHSPHGRSLAGLKLGYQMTGYVQVSGDLKTAPQAAAKLQIAGGRAEHPRLPRPLTNLRCQVELVDNQLAIKDFHAQCGPAAVAGAARRNGLSSAAPTTLAARVVQLPLDKSLRKSLPELLQVQWAKFQPEGVVDLTLQASFDGRTWSPNATLSGTELSFTSDKFPYRLHDGYGSIVVVPRKGLDPLRLDLDLTGYGGGQPIRIKGQVFDPKPEARGWATITGKQVEIEKKMLAALPPKPREVIESLHPNGKIDFNWRIDRHQDGAKPRTTLDMSLVDLAVNYDRFPYPLRGINGKVYAEDDRWTFRDLVSKGRRQIRCQGYLQPATVGSVLALRFTGEQVPLDDNLFEAFDEHVQQAWTELRPRGHVDFTADVDYRTGQGKPRIRADIRPRPETASLRPRFFDYLMEDVSGLITYDEGAITLDQVRGRHVRTQILTNGNGFFSPTGAWQMQLVGLTVDRIAVGRDLLTALPPKLSKLIDSLKPTGSFRIDKGILSFRKDASPMAPVVADWDFQLNCQQTDLQCGIDLHNLHGTVRLVGESDGQRNYSRGDLDLDTVMFEGVQFTNVKGPMWADDNQCLLGRKASAQSGRPPQPLTATAYDGRIAANAKVTYYGLPRYEAEASLVGVDLSRLVVERFGSTEQMSGKIDADVEITGAGRSLHALTGKGDIHLREADIYESPVLLRLLKTLRNGRLSKSAFSEGDIRFRLDGQHIYLDQLDFLGDVVNLKGKGYTNFDHELKLVFHAEVGPTDYQIPVIKNLVKRTNQQILQLYVDGTFSDPIVQKQPFPGISQLLNQIQSDFEAAPANRPQLAPRTATGQVRRN
- the tilS gene encoding tRNA lysidine(34) synthetase TilS; amino-acid sequence: MKSPRHTVEASIEESWPLSDWRSVNVVVAVSGGADSMALLRAIWTLKDQCGGPGIVTAVHVNHQLRGPQSDEDEGWLAEQCQQLGVRFVARRVAVVVKAAEDGDGIESAARDLRYDVLTEEAHTLGARFLATAHHRDDQVETILFRLLRGTGLRGLRGMSRARPLSPSVTLMRPMLNCTREEILDYLASIDQPFREDASNADNAFSRNRLRNDLLPLLREEFNQGIDDALMRLSRQAGETYELVEQQARKLYEKCRLKDGEDQRHGFTLSVSSLLDRSDTLVIEVLRLAWREIGFPEQGMTDATWRLLAELCQCVHDDKKHSLPANLLAQCDGRELRVYKAKQ